aggtggccaggccctttattttaacaatttagaattccctttacctaaggatgctttgtgccaactttggttgaaattggcccagtggtttttgaaaagtcaaaaatgttaaaagtttacagacggacggacgtcGGAATAcgagtgatcagaaaagctcacttgagctgttagctcaggtgagctaaaaatacgTTGAGGTAtagtaaatgaaaataagaattgCGTTGTAAATAATTCTAACCCCTTAtgttcagattttttatttgattcttgataaaaattaaaacatcaccTGAGTCTTTAAATTCTGCTgccttttctttttcttttgtttctttgatAACCTGTAATTAATTCAAATAGTTGTAATTAATAACAGTCTAAAGTggataaaattcatatgaatacaaAGTAGTGGGAGGGGGTGGGGTCCTCCAGAGTATCAGAAATGTAAATAATTCAGAAAACTAATTAAAATCAAGATCTGAAAATTGTGTCTCATTCAGAATATGAAAATTTACAGTAAATTCTCTTTTCAGTAAATTGCCACATTGAAAGATGCACACTCTCCTGTGGTCAAAGTGGTAGCATGTTTAAAGAAATCAGCACCCACTTCTGTTTCGATGGGGACTCTTCTTCAGCATCTTCATCCTCCTCCACTGGACAAATTTCCGGATCCTCCCCCACTAATTCCTCATCCTCTCTCCTCATGTCCTCCTGTAGGGTGGCGACATTCTCTTTGTGTTTCTTGGATTTCTCGTGATTTACAAACCTTATAAAACAGAACAAACACAATACAAGGGGTGTAACCTGACAGCTTAAATAAATCAGCTACAAGCAACCACAAACGGTGTAAAAACAGAATTTAAGCTACACTGATTAACTGCTGATAATTTGTCACAGAAATCAAATGTTCCTAAATTCTACAGAGTTTCAGCACACAATATCTTAGATTTTATTGAATGCCAACTTTTCCTGAAATAATAGGATCTGCAACAAGACAGTCTGGGTACAGTATAACATTTTAGCATACAATATTCAATGATACCCTCAAATTGTCATGTCATCATATTAAAcattggtgggtttttttaacaATTGGGTCTGCACTTTCATatgtcaaaaatatttgaaCCTGAGTTGTGTAAAAATGTCAGTTCCTTTGTAAGTATATTCTTAATcagcaaaaagaaaaaagattctTTGTCTtaaaatctaattttgatttattggCATAAACTAGATCTGTTTGTTGGTGGCAGCACCATACAAGCAAAACAAATTAATCTTCAcaatgaattaatgcacactCGTGTCTCCTAACAGTGTAAGCAAAAAATCCAATGCCAATAGATTGAAAATAACAACCATATGCACTTAAATTATGCAAAAGAATTTGGAATTACAAAAGTAatgaattcatttgaattagttTCATGTCTTTATTATCTAAAACATAAATTACGAAATTAAATTACATGTCTAGGGGTGTAAATAATGGCAACAAAGTAGGCGAAacagaaatgataaaatcttgctgatttatagtttttaattaaaaaaatccttCTGCCACAAAATGTAATACTTTCAAAACCCTTTCTaaatttgaataaacaaaataaaaatttcaaatggaTAGGGTTAGGTAacgaaaatgtaatatatttgggctgataaaataagtattgaATGAGTACCCACTCGGTAATTGTATCCTGCTCAAATGTTACGGAGCTAATTCCTTCATAtaaagctgaaattttcatgtgTCATGTGAATGCAAACAACAGCAATTTTCTGACTATTGGTCAGTTTTGACATAGCCTTGGAAGGTAAGATAGCGTCATCTGTCTGCAGTTCTGTCTCATTTAGTTCCATACTTGctaaaatattgacattaccCAGGTGAAGCGTTTTAATAGCTTCACAGGGTTTACTTAAACAAGAAATATGTGAAGAGATGCAATTCCAGAGAGATGTGTAACCATAAGAAACcaacattttcttgaaattCAACCACACGCCCGTTGGGAAATAAAACCACATATGCTTGTAATGATCGTTGTATATTGTGTAAGGAAATGAAATCCTTAAATATTCATACTTCTTAAGAAATGACACCTACAGGTACAGTGTAAATACCACACACTTGTTATGAAATAAACACTTACGCTTTCTCACTTTTAAAGGCTTTGTTACACGCCACACAGAAAAGTTCATCTATGTAATCAtcatcttcttcttcttcatctGTATTCTCGCCTGAAATTGATCTCTTATTTAGAACAAAGAAATGACAttgattgaaaatggaaaaaagaacaCCCCCTAATGAAGAGGAGGAGGGGGTGTTCAAGCCCCTCAAAACCTTTCATAAACTCTTTCATCATTTCTTTTTAATGAGTCATCGATAATTTCATTGTCATTCTATCATTTGCGACCTCTGACCTCCAAACTGTGATTCCAATTTCTGTAGATCTCCCTCCAACTCTGTCATGGCTGACCAGCTGGCCTCCTGATAGTTCTCTACCTGTCTGTAGACAAATTTGAAGATTCATGATATAACTTTCTCATTCTACAGGTGCCCTGggtacattttacattttttcttaCAATGGAAATGGCTGGTTAAGTAAGGGTTAATGTAtgagtatcgctccattccttaaatgtaatggaccgaggccccgaaggggccgaggtccattgcttttaaggaatggagggatacgagtacattgacccacttaaaatccacctttgcTGGGCCCCTTGCTACTAAACTctgtgcattttaatcatgtcttacgtttttcattcttttgttgcatgcatttatatctacttgtataaaggttgacctactttccgaacactccattcctgaaaaataatggagtgttcgaacaaaagaatgacgtcataggtggattttaataGGAGAATATTTTTTAACAGTAGTGACGAAATTTGTAGTAAGGCTCAGTTTTTCTCCAATGTGTAACATCGTCACCTGGGAAATATACTCAGTTATGTTTCAACATTTTTACATGTGACAATGAAAATTGTTGGATTATACACTGTACTTTCAATTTACATTCTATTAAAAAGTTCGGATCtatgacattttttttcccAATAGAGCTGAAAAATACTTGGCCAAATATGGTCTGTTTTACTGGGAAATCACGTCTGTGGTGCAATGACTTTGTTTGGGTTGCTTGACAGTGTTGATAAGTaaatatactgtagattccaaAATATATGCATGGAATTTATTATAGAATAATTTCGTGAAAAACACCacacatgaaataaaattactcgcatttattttaataatgataaattacaTGTTAAAACTCTTAATCAATACACCACTCACGAATTCATGAACTGGCAATTTGACGCCATGGAGGCAATTCGTGATATCAAATACTCACGTAAAATAAGGGATCTACAGTAATTACCTCATTTTGTTGTACAATGACTTTGTTTGGATTGCTTGTCAGTGTTTATAAGTACAAATAATACCTCTGTCTCTCTTTCAAATGCTGCTCTCTTTTCTCTTTTGCTTTCTGTGCAATCTCTTCATTTCTCTCCTCCATCTTTTTctataaatattcaaataaatacATGTCATCAGATTTACAGGTATAGGACAATTCAGTTAATATATATCTAGATGGGTTGGTCAGCTTTTTATGCACTTTAAATtactaaacatttttttaattatttaaaataatttagtCTTTGTGTATCCAAACACATTACAGTGTCTTGCATAAAATACATGAATAAAGTAAAATCTCTCCAattgatcatttaaatttgGTAATTGTTTGCCAAAAGTTCCACAATGAAGCCATAATACAGTACAATCaattatcacgcctcagacaaaattgttgaaatataattggtcagatcttggtcacatgacgccgtaaAAAAAAACGTATCACGCGAGTTAAATCTGTAatgggcgagtaattttatttatcgtcgagttcgacttgcagccgtgtcaaaaggaaagacatttgactaagttgtatgatatagacccccacatatacagttagaggtctttgACGTGATAAATttgttacacagttagttagtgacctgatacaggaaaaatacatggtgtgaaaagaaaacccgtatcgggcgaggcgaagaAACTAATAACATTATGACAATGACATTGTATCAATTGCGAAAACAAAGTTATGgaaatttgaaaacatgaacatATCAAAACTAGAACAGTCTAAATGAAACAAATAAGCCGGCAGGGCACACACAAAACTgaatataatttataaaattgtaaatttgaacattttactTGTCatagggtgttgctaaaacgcaggacaatacatgtaattaaaatgataaacacCAAATATCGGGGGAAATATGCTTTACTTTAATTAAATTCAAATCTTAAGGATTTGTTTACAAGCAGTAAAACAAGTTTATAAAATTCGGCACcataaattaaatgtttgtatCAGAGTTTACAAAgcattttacaagaatcttgTAATTTtggcattgacagaggtgttagcaGGCAGTGACACCTAAATACAGAGAAAGGAAAGAACACACAGGGTTTATATCCCCCCCTCCTCTCATGGCAAATTGTTATTAAcgcacatgtatttacacataatactgTGTAAGTACTTACAACAAGGAGTGAGGTATGTataaaacagcaataattcaTGATTTTATTAAGCCAACAAGTTAAACATTTGATTTACTATATTTTTTACTACAGGTAATAGAAACTGAGTGACCACAGGTGAAAAGCTCTCACTCACTGGATAAggtcataaaatattttcctaagGTGGCCGCTAGAATAAGGCAATAAAATTCGAAAGGGGTAAAAtcataattcaagtctttttcagtgtacatgtatttatttcatcaattttcatTGCGAAACAACACACTGTCTCTATCAGGGGACGGAGAgtcagaaaatgacaaagctGGTAGAGGTATCCACATGCGCTTGCTTAATATCATTCATAAGTTACAATGGTTTTCAAATACATATGCACTAGATTAAAGTATATGAAACgctggattctgaggatgacttctcatttctctctgtaatttctgcttcttTTGACCATAATAAGcctttatattttacaaaatgctgacctccttataacattattgcatataaTATTTTCCATTCCACATTTTAACAACACCCAGTTGTCATAAAGTGAGTACATACCTAAGTAATAGCTTTAACTCTCTTCTAGTCTATAGAATTtcttagaaaatattgaaatgagACTTTATCTTTAAGTtgcacatattatatattttcttgaatttcaATTCCCATAAATCATTTTTGTGTTTCCTCTCATAACAAAAAAAATCTGAAGTCTTTGAgatttgacctttgactttaGTATCGTGTGTGCCATCATTAGTATTGAAATTACTTCTttcaaaagataatataataataatataaccCTAGTTTACAAATCAATATTTGGGTCCTGCATCCAACATTGTTGTGAAAATCAAATGCTTCCGACTATTGAAAACATCCTCTCCTCTCAGAAACCTCATTAAATCCTTACCCTGTAAGCTTGTACACGGCGATCTCTCTTCTTCACAAATCGCACCAAGGCCTAAATATAAAACAAACCTTTCCATTTAATTTACTTAACAAGttgtaagaaattcatttatgCTATTTCAAAAGATGGGTAAATCATGAATTCATGATAGCAAACCACTATACATAACAGAGACCagggcagacagacagacagactacaGACAATTTCACCAAAACAAGTACGCAGGAAATGTAAGAACCTTCTtgtaatacacgtatcaacacttcacCGCAAGTTACGTCTCTCTGCGGGGTCAGGCAAAGGTCAATCAGTAAAAAACCatgttttccttctttaccttaccgaATGTAAGACATTATTAGTGTGAATTTTAGCTAATTATCaagctttcaaataaatcaATAGGGCATTATCACAGTTGattgcaattgatggaaaaataacaaatgtcaaagctacagataagaaaattacaaaggccaacgtaatgaaatatgatttttaaccGGGAGATGATGGATAAGGGACGATGTGTTGATACCTGTATGAAGTTTATTAAAAAATATCCATTTTTCAAAATCCAACATAGAGCAGTGACAAAATAAGGTTAACCAAAATATCACGATCTTTCCTACCCTGACTTCCTCATTTCGTTCTTTGCGAGCAGCATCTCGTAGCTTTTTATTCTCAGCCTCCATGATTCTGCGGACCCTGCGATCCGGTGCTTCCCGAGTGTCATACTTTTCTGCCCAGACATAAGACTTTGCTGTGAAATAGTTTTCCCAATAATCATAAAATGGTTTTACCACCTGAAACAAACCAGAGTCAGTAACATTACAAGGCTAATTCAGGGGATGTCACTCTCACTGAGGATTAAAACAGTCAGTCACATTACAAGGCTAATTCAGGGGATGTCACTCTCACTGAGGATTAAAATAGTCAGTAACATTACAAGGCTAATTCAGGGGATGTCACTCTCACTGAGGATTAAAATAGTCAGTCACATTACAAGGCTAATTCAGGGGATGTCACTCTCACTGAGGATTAAAATAGTCAGTAACATTACAAGGTTAATTCAGGGGATGTCACTCTCACTGAGGATTAAAATAGTCAGTCACATTACAAGGCTAATTCAGGGGATGTCACTCTCACTGAGGATTAAAATAGTCAATAACATTACAAGGCTAATTCAGGGGATGTCACTCTCACTGAGGATTAAAATAGTCAATAACATTACAAGGCTAATTCAGGGGATGTCAATCTCACTGAGGATTAAAATAGTCAGTCACATTACAAGGCTAATTCAGGGGATGTCACTCTCACTGAGGATTAAAACAGTCAGTAACATTACAAGGCTAATTCAGGGGATGTCACTCTCACTGAGGATTAAAATAGTCAGTAACATTACAAGGCTAATTCAGGGGATGTCACTCTCACTGAGGATTAAAATAGTCAGTCACATTACAAGGCTAATTCAGGGGATGTCACTCTCACTGAGGATTAAAATAGTCAGTAACATTACAAGGCTAATTCAGGGGATGTCACTCTCACTGAGGATTAAAATAGTCAGTCACATTACAAGGCTAATTCAGGGGATGTCACTCTCACTGAGGATTAAAATAGTCAGTCACATTACAAGGCTAATTCAGGGGATGTCACTCTCACTGAGGATTAAAATAGTCAGTCACATTACAAGGCTAATTCAGGGGATGTCACTCTCACTGAGGATTAAAATAGTCAGTAACATTACAAGGCTAATTCAGGGGATGTCACTCTCACTGAGGATTAAAATAGTCAGTCACATGGTACATAATTATCATATAGCAATAAGTGCACAGTACCGTATCATAAGGACTGTCACTTAATACATAATAACAGAATGACAATAATCACTGTACCGTGTCATAAGGACTGTCACTTAATACATAATAACAGAATGACAATAATCACTGTACCGTGTCATAAGGACTGTCACTTACATAATAACAATAAATGCACTGTACCGTGTCTTAAGGACTGTCACTTACATAATAACAGAATGACAATACGAGCACTGTACCGTGTCATAAGGACTGTCACTTACATAATAACAATAAGTGCACTGTACCGTGTCTTAAGGACTGTCACTTACATAATAACAGAATGACAATACGAGCACTGTACCGTGTCGTAAGGACTGTCACTTACATAATAACAATAAGTGCACTGTACCGTGTCGTAAGGACTGTCACTTACATAATAACAATAAGTGCACTGTAATGTGTCGTAAGGACTGTCACTTACATAATAACAATAAGTGCACTGTAATGTGTCGTAAGGACTGTCACTTACATAATAACAGAATGACAATACGAGCACTGTACCGTATCGTAAGGACTGTCACTTTTCCCGAATCCTGGAATTTCCTGGCTATTTTCCCTGTCTTCTATAAACTCATAATCCTCCTCTGCCAGCAATTCAAACACAACCCGGTAGACGGCATAGAATCCCTGTAACCAATGAACAGAAACATAACTACAGTAATCTGTATCTACCACAGTTAGTGCAGGTGTGTGTGTTTACAGCAAAATCACGTATAGACTCCAGCCTCACCATCAGAATTAAATTAATAAAGTATACTTTAATTCACCAGACAGGTAATTTGTGCTTCTTCAGAATGAACATTATCAAGTAATTTGTTATGAGCCAAgcttcactgtacatgtaaaactagtTACAGAAAAAGTGACGACAAGAAATTCCACGATTTGTACGATATTTATCACTATTGCTGTGATAACTCACTGTATAGACAGAGATTGCAAAATTTGTTTAATATATCAAACGACTGCTCATACACTTATAATGCAAATGTTGTTGAGTTGTAATGGGCCTTTAACAAGTTCGATTAAAGCCACATTCTCTAAGATGACCACAAAAGTGAAGATTCACATCATAACTACATCACAGTTGTTGTAATGAGGGTTTTAAGATGCAGTTAGAAACATGTCACCCACCTCACTGTCATCAGCATACCCAGCGTAACAGGAAGAGTTGAAGTACTGGAAAACGTCCAAACTCTCGTCCTCGTACTTATCGCCGTGACCCATTCCTGTCAATCATGTTCTCATTAGATTTCTTCATGAATAATGTATGACATTGTTTCCCTTtaaattttgtcaccaaaaattgaattcaatgaaaattgctctaaattatatatttcagtaataacaccagtattttaTTACTTCACACACCATTTacacatgaatatgtaattttggtaattaaataattattgtcttgcaagacaataattcttccttatatatttctttacattaaaagcagttgtctaacgtagttttattaagTTTAATATCTTGcttttgtaaaaaataaatgtgtttattagtcattaatatacattctTATGCCaatgagagattttgagaaaaaactgattgccatcactttcacagctaatgcccctttacgTGGAAGGTGTTACAATACAATGTCTAGTATCTACTAATACACTCACCCCCTCGGAGAATCTGCTCTCTGTGTTTGTCGTACCATGCCCTCTCCTGAGAGTCACTCAGAACTTCATATGACTGCTGCACTGCTCGAAACTGTTTTGTGCATTCTTCCATATTGTCTGGGTTTTTATCTGAGAggaaaacagaaattttaatgCCAGGCTCCAAACTAttaaaattatctttatttCCCCCCTAAATATACATACTGTCCGTTTGCCATGGTCTGAGGTCGTCATGGTCTCTGTCTGTCCTAGTCTCTGTCTGTCTGGGTCTCTAGTTGACTGTCTGTCTAggtctctgtctgtctgtctctctgtccgtctgtcctagtctttgtctgtctgtcttgtTTTATGACCTGGTCTTCATCAGTCTATTTGTCTGCCCCGGTACGGTC
This genomic window from Ostrea edulis chromosome 4, xbOstEdul1.1, whole genome shotgun sequence contains:
- the LOC125669493 gene encoding dnaJ homolog subfamily C member 21-like isoform X1; this encodes MMAGTMRCHYEVLGVERNATNDELKKAYKKLALKWHPDKNPDNMEECTKQFRAVQQSYEVLSDSQERAWYDKHREQILRGGMGHGDKYEDESLDVFQYFNSSCYAGYADDSEGFYAVYRVVFELLAEEDYEFIEDRENSQEIPGFGKSDSPYDTVVKPFYDYWENYFTAKSYVWAEKYDTREAPDRRVRRIMEAENKKLRDAARKERNEEVRALVRFVKKRDRRVQAYRKKMEERNEEIAQKAKEKREQHLKERQRQVENYQEASWSAMTELEGDLQKLESQFGGENTDEEEEDDDYIDELFCVACNKAFKSEKAFVNHEKSKKHKENVATLQEDMRREDEELVGEDPEICPVEEDEDAEEESPSKQKLSKKQKKKKRQQNLKTQDVEDISSIVDNLDLNKDSAKQSTKSKKERRKEKEARSREQKEVEDSLDQDSQETDNIPNGQSDHDSAADRLSENGLASDSTNEPAGNKQSSKKAERNKTQPDQEMKCNVCNEIFPTRNKLFTHIKEVGHALRVEQPASANQGKKKKNKK
- the LOC125669493 gene encoding dnaJ homolog subfamily C member 21-like isoform X2; this translates as MAGTMRCHYEVLGVERNATNDELKKAYKKLALKWHPDKNPDNMEECTKQFRAVQQSYEVLSDSQERAWYDKHREQILRGGMGHGDKYEDESLDVFQYFNSSCYAGYADDSEGFYAVYRVVFELLAEEDYEFIEDRENSQEIPGFGKSDSPYDTVVKPFYDYWENYFTAKSYVWAEKYDTREAPDRRVRRIMEAENKKLRDAARKERNEEVRALVRFVKKRDRRVQAYRKKMEERNEEIAQKAKEKREQHLKERQRQVENYQEASWSAMTELEGDLQKLESQFGGENTDEEEEDDDYIDELFCVACNKAFKSEKAFVNHEKSKKHKENVATLQEDMRREDEELVGEDPEICPVEEDEDAEEESPSKQKLSKKQKKKKRQQNLKTQDVEDISSIVDNLDLNKDSAKQSTKSKKERRKEKEARSREQKEVEDSLDQDSQETDNIPNGQSDHDSAADRLSENGLASDSTNEPAGNKQSSKKAERNKTQPDQEMKCNVCNEIFPTRNKLFTHIKEVGHALRVEQPASANQGKKKKNKK